One stretch of Armigeres subalbatus isolate Guangzhou_Male chromosome 2, GZ_Asu_2, whole genome shotgun sequence DNA includes these proteins:
- the LOC134214419 gene encoding uncharacterized protein LOC134214419, with translation MSTSERECSLLGCLLSPRLYGLIVGVVSLWAMVASLSASIYLMVKYDDIKDVPDSLRAYYRYATVDTILILIGVVIVGLFLVGIYKVNEHYLMPFIVLLVLDFLGYIVSETIARVRARSSGSVPKDHWKKNLTEIVIFTCLFGLTTHLYRIFKHKRHLKEQSFGGYRIISGDTETIGL, from the exons ATGTCGACTTCTGAACGCGAGTGTTCCCTTCTGGGCTGCCTCCTGAGCCCCCGCTTGTATGGACTGATTGTGGGAGTGGTCAGTCTGTGGGCCATGGTGGCGTCGCTCTCAGCATCGATTTATCTGATGGTGAAGTACGACGACATCAAGGACGTTCCGGATAGCT TGAGAGCCTATTACCGGTACGCCACGGTCGATACAATACTGATTCTGATTGGCGTGGTCATTGTTGGGCTCTTTCTAGTGGGCATTTACAAA GTCAACGAGCACTATTTGATGCCGTTCATAGTGCTACTCGTGCTGGACTTTTTGGGCTACATTGTGTCTGAGACGATTGCGAGAGTGCGCGCACGCAGTAGCGGTTCGGTACCGAAGGATCATTGGAAAAAGAATTTAACGGAGATTG TGATATTTACGTGCCTGTTTGGACTGACGACTCATCTCTATCGAATCTTCAAGCACAAACGACATCTTAAAGAGCAGAGCTTTGGCGGTTATAGAATCATTTCGGGTGACACCGAGACTATTGGATTATAA